A window of Marinilabiliales bacterium genomic DNA:
AATCCTCCGTCCCGTGCTGCCATCCATACCATGCACGTCGCTTCCGCATATACCCGTTGCCCTGACCTCGACAAGCACCTCATCAGGTCCCGGTACAGGGTCGGGTACATCCTTATAGGTCAGCTTCATGTAATCTTCAAGTACAAGTGCCTTCATTGAGAAGATGTTTTATTGCTTTAATATTGCGGATGAATTATCTTTGTTTAATATGGTAAATATACCATAAACCCGTTTTAAATAAATGTCGATCCGTTTAAAAAGGAAATGTCATGGAAAAGACAGTGTCTGGTGTAACCATTGAGCTCGTAAGAGGTGATATTGCATCGCAGCCTGATATAGGAGCTGTTGTTAATGCTGCGAATGCACAGTTACGCATAGGCGGCGGTGTTGCGGGTGCCATTCACAGGGCGGCCGGACCCGGACTTGAGAAGGAATGTCTTCCTTTCGCACCGATAAGGCCCGGTGAAGCAGTGATTACCGGTGCGCATAAACTGCCTAACGACTATGTCATTCATTGCCTGGGTCCGGTTTACGGAAGAGACAAACCCGAATCCGGGCTGCTGTCGGACTGCTACAGAAATGCCCTGGGGCTGGCAGAGAAGAACCGTATTGAATCTGTTGCCTTTCCGGCCATTTCGGCAGGAGCTTTCGGCTATCCCCTTAATGATGCGGCTGAAGTGGCGCTTAACACTATTTTTGAGGTTTCTTCGGGCCTTAAGCATGTGAAAAAGATCAGGTTTGTACTGTTTGCTGAGAGTGACCTTGAGGCCTTCGGTAATGTTATTTCATCCCTGAATATATGATGGAGACAATTTCCTGGGTGGGATTTTCCCAGGGTATGTTTGCGGCTATTCTGGTACTGGCCAAGAAGGAGAGGAGTGATTCTGACAGAATACTTGCTGCCTGGCTATCACTTCTTGCCATCG
This region includes:
- a CDS encoding macro domain-containing protein, with product MEKTVSGVTIELVRGDIASQPDIGAVVNAANAQLRIGGGVAGAIHRAAGPGLEKECLPFAPIRPGEAVITGAHKLPNDYVIHCLGPVYGRDKPESGLLSDCYRNALGLAEKNRIESVAFPAISAGAFGYPLNDAAEVALNTIFEVSSGLKHVKKIRFVLFAESDLEAFGNVISSLNI